GACTGCTTATTTGAATTAGAATCTATTGAAGATATAGTACCCTCTATACTGCTTGCTGAAAAATATTATTTAATGTCAATTACCTTAAGCAAATGGTTGGACACAGCGTCAAGGGAAAGAGCAGTTAAATGCATTGAACCCTTTTTGGTTATGTCGGTTATAAACGATGAAATTGAAGTATGGGAAAGAATTGTTTCAGCATACATAATTGCTTGTGTGCATAATAATGATTGTGATAAAGCTAGAGAGTATGAAAGTAAATTGCAAACAAGTATCGGAAAAAGAATAAACTTTGACATTGAAGCATCGTATAAATTAAATATATTGAGAAGAAAGGCATCAAGTTTATATTCTCCTCAACAGGCATTTATTGGGACCAGCAAAAGTAAGTCTTTTTTTGCACCAAAAGAAAAGGAAAGTTTACCTTTAAATCCAATCGAATATTATATGTCACTTAACAATTATTTAGCAACTTCATTGATGTCTGGAAAATATAATTTGGTAACAAACGAAGCAGCAGAACTTATTTCATTACCTCAGAAAATAAAGTATTTAAAATTTCCACGGTTTGAGATGCCCCTTAATAATGCTATTTTAATTTTTTACCTAAATCATAAAATAACGGTTGATGAAGCTAAGGAAAGATTTCAACAAATTATTGACACATACAATGTGGAAGATTCGACTGGCGTTATCATTAAAGTAAACCTTGCTATTTTCTATGGACTTTCCGGTGAATTCGTGGAATCGTTAAAAATTCTTGAAACACTTTATAATAAGATAAAATTTATAGAGAATTTGGAATTTTACTACAAATATCTTGTGGAGGTCAATTTAAGAGTTCTTCAATATTTAGAAGAAAACAAAGAATGCATAGAACTATTAGAGAATATACAAAAAGAATGTGCCGCCAAAGATGAACATTATTTGGAGGCACATGTAAAATGTATAATGGATTCTATAAAACAAGATGAAAAAATAAGTCCAATATCGTGGTATCATGCAGATATGGTTAATTCAAAAATGAAACACGATGATTGCTGGAAATACTATGGGCATATATATTTATTTGGCGAACTTGAATTCTGGAGCGAATCTTAATTTTTTAACTATCTAAATATGTAACAAATCGGTAATTATCTCGATATTGTTCTATTAATTCGGGATAATTCCGAGCCATAGTTTGAATGCTTGGCAAAATACATTTTATGCCATGTAAAATTTCTTTGTTACTAAGTCTATATACATTAGGACAAACATCCGATACAACAAGAGCTATTTTATGATTAATTTTCACTATGTAGAGTGGCCAAATTGCACACTTAAATGGTTTATTTACTCCTAATTTACATCCTTTATCGGATAAAAGTGGACACACATATTCATTTTTACTGTTCTTTTCCATTTCTAAGTAAAACAGTTTATTGGAACAATAATAATGATAGTTTCCATCTATCGAATTTTTCTCAAATTCCTTTTTTGTAAATCCAGGTGCATCCCAAACATCTTCATCTGTATAATGACAACAAATCAGACATTCTGCGCAAGTTTCTCTTTTTAAGATAGTGGTTATCATATTTCTCACCTTTCATCTCTAAAATGATGATGCAATTAGGCAGGCAATCAAATATTTATAATCCAATCCCAATTGTTCAAAAATAAAATGATAACTGCTTTTGAGTGTGTAATGCGGATTAGTGGAAATATCCGTAATATAAAACATTTTATTTGACTTAATGCGAAAATCCACACGTCCAAACCCTATTATACTTAGTAACTTTATTACTTTATAAGCAGTCTTCAATAGTTCATGTGACAACTCTGGAAATTTTTCTGAAAAATCAAAAAAAGTGTAATTATCAATAGAGCGATTATTATAATTTAAAATTCTATCTCCCATATATGGTTCAAAGTCTAAATTGATTCCAACTGGAAAAAATCCTAATGAATCCTTGCAACTAATAACAGGAGTCTCCGCCTCAAAACCTTCTATAAATTCTTCCAACAAAATTTCTTGGCGGTAACACGAACTCATTTCTTTTACTTTATTAAAAAAATGTGAATCATAATAACCTATATTATTCTCATCTATTCCGATACTAGATGATTCATAATTAGGCTTAATAATTAAAGGATATTTGAAATTCTCTGGTGATCCATTTAACCATCCATAACGAGCATCATATAGCCATGCTTGTGGAGTACTTATTCCATGTTGTTTAAGAATACAACTAGTGCGGTACTTATCTCTACACAAGCTAACAATATACGGATTAGAACCAATATACTTAACACTATATAAATCACATAAGGAAGGAATTAAGGATTTCCTGCCAATTTTTGTTCCTTTTTGAGCCGAATTTAAAACAATATATTTTGAAAGATTTTCTCGTGGGTTCGAAATGAAACTTATAAAATCTTCCTCATTAAAAAATTGTTTCACTTTAAATCCAATATTTTCTAGCGTCTGACGGATGAGATTTTGCTCTTGGTCAGAAAAAAACTCAGACTTAACTGAGTTATCAGAATAATCATTCGTATTATCAGTATGATTTTCGTTACTGGTAACCATGATTATTTCATATTTCTTAGAAATTTCTATTGCGGATTGAAACATAGCTTCGATCCGCTGTAACGCAGAAATGTATTTTGCCATATAAGATCTCCTTTTATTGACACAACAGACAAAGATAAAAAAATTATGGATGTTACTGTTTTTTTATTCCGTCTCCTCTTTCACCTGATAATTCCTAATTATCGTTACTATATTAATTATACAAACTTTCCCAATATTTAGCAATCTTAATATACCAAATTATCGAATTTTTCTCCTATATTTATCTTATTTCTCGGATGTCTTGTCTGCAGTATCTCTTTTTCCTTCTCAGTCGTTACATATGTATATATCTGCGTTGTGGTAATCGAAGCATGTCCCAGCATTTTTTGTATGTATCTGATATTCACGTCCTCCTCCATCAGATAGGTCGCAAAGGAATGCCGGAACATATGCGGTGTAATATTTATATCTGCCTGAATTTCACCGGCATATTTATGTATCATGCTCCTGGCTGATTGCTCAGACAGCGCATTTCCATAACGATTGACAAAAAAATATCCCTGCTTCTTTATCTCATCTTCAAAGTACTTTTTGTAGGCATTCAGTATAGACAGTACGTCATTATTTCCTATTTGAAGATATCGCTCCTTTCCTCCCTTGCCCTGAATACATAACACACCGTTTTTTAAGTCTACATATTTATTTTGCAAATGGCACAATTCCGAGATGCGCAGCCCTGTAGAAAAAAGCGTCTCCACTACTGCGATATCTCTTAAAATGATTTTTTTACGCCACTCTGAATATTCTTTAATACTTCTTTCCTTATAAAGATGATTCAGCAACTGCTCTATAATATCTCTCGGAATAATTTTGGGTAAAATCACTTCCTCCCGAAACTTTGTCTTTACTTTATGGAATGGATTTATCTCTATCAGTTCTTCTTCCTCTAAATAATGAAACAGTGCCTTCACGCTGGCAATTTTTCTCTTGACTGTTTTTTGCTTATACATACGGTGAAGGTATACAAGATATGCATTCAGCATTTCTTTATCTGGATTATTTTCTCCTATTACTGTAATAAACTGTTCCAAATCCGCCTTATATGCCTTTATTGTCTTATCATCAAGTTCCTTTTGAAATTTACAATAATTCAAATATTTATTGATTTCTTCTTTTAAAAGCATTGCAAAAACCTCCTGGTTTATTTTGTAGATAAGACATATAATAATATTTAGCATATATATCTGCAATCATACATTTTTAGTTGCCATATTCTTTATATTTTCAGCATGGTAATTGTCTTTATAATTGAATTACCATCAAGAATCTGCTGATTTATTATATAACTGATTATTGCCCCTTCATCTACTTAGCCAATAAATGAAGAGGCAATAGTTTACAATAATTTTCTCAATTTCTCTAAAATCTTATATTTTCGTGACTGTAAGGTTGTTCTGGCTATTCCTAATTTTTTCGCCAGTTCCACCTCACTGATCTCCTGGTAGAACAGGGCATGAATGATAGCTGTCTCCTCGTCTGTAAGTGTACGTAAGGCTTCGTTCAATTACTCCAGCATGACCGCCCGAACTGCCACATCCTCTACTTTCTCCGTTTCCTCTGCAAACTGCTTCTCTGCTTCCAGAAGCCGCTCATAAGAATCTTCCCTGCTGGGAATGACAATCATCTCTCCGGTTTCCTTATCCACCTTTGTATGTTCCTGCTTCAGATCATGGGTAAAGTATTTCTCCTTGCGCTGCCCTTTGTAATATGTCTCGTAAAGTTCCTTACTGACTTCAAAGATTTGTCCGTTCAATCCGATATAATATTTTTCTCTTTCTGCCATCTTTGACTTGCTCCTTTCCGATTTTGTAAATTTTCAAAATCGAAAAGGGCAGCGCCCGGATATTACACTTCATGAACTTCATGAAAAACAACGAGTGACACGCTTCGCGAGCCACTCTTATGTCAAACAAAAAAAGCAGTGTATGATGAAATTAACAAGCATTTTGGCATTTGCCTTTTTACTTGTTTCTTCCATATCTCATACACCGCTTTTTGAGCAGTACTTTTTATCAGTCTTCTCATGTTTACTGGGATATGCTGCATTTTCCTCCATTTTTCTTCTGTAGGTTACTGCGTATATCCCAAAGTATATGGCTTTCTTTTTTTTCTCCCTATTTTTGTAAAAAACTTCATTGTTACTTGTAACTTTTTGTTTTCAGGCAAAAAAACAGGTGCCAAAATCTGCTTGATTTCAACACCTGGGTTCCGCAACACACATATTACGACAGTCGCTCTTATTTCTAATACTATTTTCCAATATTATAAAGAAGCACTTTTATTCTAAAATAATTCTCTTTATCATCTATAATCATTTGACCGCTATGACGGTTGATAATATTTTCTACAATTCTAAGCCCTAATCCATGTTCATTCTTATCCCCTTTTGTTGTAAGATAATTCCGCCCCTGTTTTCTCAGATTGCCAGTATAGGGATTATCCATTTCCAAATACAAATTATTTCCAGACATTTTTGCCAGCAGTTTTATCTCTCTCTCTTCTATGTCTACTTTACTAGCTGCTTCAATCGCATTATCAAACAGATTTCCCAACAGACTGTATAAATCGACGTCCTCTAATTTCATATCATACGGAATCATGGTATCCAATTTTACGTTTATATGGTTCTTCTGCGCAACTGCCGCCTTGTAATTGACTATTGTGTCAAAAGTTACATTTCCTGTCTTTGAAAGATTATCCTCTTCTGTTAAAGTCTCTACACTTTGCTGATATAGTTCCCGTATCTTTTCATATTCATTTCGATTTAAATAGGATTC
The Roseburia rectibacter DNA segment above includes these coding regions:
- a CDS encoding D-alanine--D-alanine ligase family protein, which codes for MAKYISALQRIEAMFQSAIEISKKYEIIMVTSNENHTDNTNDYSDNSVKSEFFSDQEQNLIRQTLENIGFKVKQFFNEEDFISFISNPRENLSKYIVLNSAQKGTKIGRKSLIPSLCDLYSVKYIGSNPYIVSLCRDKYRTSCILKQHGISTPQAWLYDARYGWLNGSPENFKYPLIIKPNYESSSIGIDENNIGYYDSHFFNKVKEMSSCYRQEILLEEFIEGFEAETPVISCKDSLGFFPVGINLDFEPYMGDRILNYNNRSIDNYTFFDFSEKFPELSHELLKTAYKVIKLLSIIGFGRVDFRIKSNKMFYITDISTNPHYTLKSSYHFIFEQLGLDYKYLIACLIASSF
- a CDS encoding tyrosine-type recombinase/integrase, translating into MLLKEEINKYLNYCKFQKELDDKTIKAYKADLEQFITVIGENNPDKEMLNAYLVYLHRMYKQKTVKRKIASVKALFHYLEEEELIEINPFHKVKTKFREEVILPKIIPRDIIEQLLNHLYKERSIKEYSEWRKKIILRDIAVVETLFSTGLRISELCHLQNKYVDLKNGVLCIQGKGGKERYLQIGNNDVLSILNAYKKYFEDEIKKQGYFFVNRYGNALSEQSARSMIHKYAGEIQADINITPHMFRHSFATYLMEEDVNIRYIQKMLGHASITTTQIYTYVTTEKEKEILQTRHPRNKINIGEKFDNLVY
- a CDS encoding sigma factor-like helix-turn-helix DNA-binding protein encodes the protein MNEALRTLTDEETAIIHALFYQEISEVELAKKLGIARTTLQSRKYKILEKLRKLL